One Echinicola strongylocentroti DNA window includes the following coding sequences:
- a CDS encoding recombination protein NinG, translating to MESLYRQKYQDKKLSWLLEKAQEAFNRYIRKRDNNNPRKGFFTCISCGKVRDEKYLQAGHYMPAGSNAPVRFDEMNVHGQCVECNTYLHGNQEAYRRGLVRKYGEEAVEDLELKAKQMWKWSRPEIIAIITDYRAKVKEVNYD from the coding sequence ATGGAAAGTTTGTATAGACAAAAGTACCAAGATAAAAAGCTAAGCTGGCTGTTGGAAAAAGCTCAAGAAGCCTTTAACAGGTATATCAGAAAGAGGGATAACAACAACCCTAGAAAGGGATTTTTCACATGTATATCATGCGGAAAGGTAAGGGATGAAAAGTACCTTCAAGCTGGCCACTATATGCCGGCAGGATCCAACGCTCCTGTAAGATTTGACGAAATGAACGTACATGGGCAGTGTGTAGAATGTAACACCTATCTGCATGGTAATCAGGAGGCATACAGAAGGGGCCTAGTAAGGAAGTACGGAGAAGAGGCGGTGGAGGATCTGGAACTTAAAGCCAAACAGATGTGGAAATGGTCCAGGCCTGAAATAATAGCAATCATTACAGATTACAGGGCAAAGGTGAAGGAGGTGAACTATGACTAA